The genomic interval TGGCGTCAAAGTGTTCGGGCGCGACGCGGACATCGGCGAGGCTGCGCGGCATGCCGAGCCCGCGGATGAAGGCGTCCAGCACGTCGGCGGCAGCAAGGCTCGGATGGCCCATCGCGGCTGCGACGATCGCCTGGCGGTCGGCATTGTCGCGCGCGTTCCAGCGCATCACCGCCGGCAGCATCACGCAGGAGGTGTAGCCATGCGGCACGTCGAAGGCGGAGCCCAGCACGTAGCCGATGCCGTGGCTCGCGCCCATCGGCACGCCGGCCGACAGTGCCCCCATCGACAGCCACGTACCGATCTGCGCGTCCATCCGCGCGTCGAGATCGGCAGGGTTGGCCTTCACCCGCGGCAGCGCGTCGGCGAGCATCGCAAGTCCCTTGACCGACTGCGCGTCGGCAAAGGGATGCGTCTCGCGCGAGCAGATCGCCTCCACGCAATGATCCACCGCGCGGATGCCCGTCGAGAGGAACAGCCATTCCGGCGTGTGCACGGTGACGGCGGGATCGAGGATCGTCACGCGCGGCACCACCAGCGGGTGCCGGAGCATCTCCTTGACGTTGATCTTCCGGTTGGTGACGCCGGCGATGGAGCTGAATTCGCCGCCTGCGATCGTGGTCGGCACGCTGATCTGGCGCACGATGGGCGCGGCCATCTCGGGCGCGACACCCTTGTGGACGCGGATCTTCTCGATGCCATCGATCGTGTCGATGCCGTTGGCAAGGCAGAGCTGCACCGCCTTGGCGCCATCGGTGATGGAACCGCCGCCGACGGTGACGATGATATCGGCGCGCGCCTCGCGCGCCGCATTCGTCGCCGCGATCACGGCCTCGCGCGGCGTATGCGCCGGCATCGCGTCGAACACCCCCACGCAGCGGGAGCCCAGGGCCTGCCTGATCTTCTGGATTTCATCGGTCTCGCGGTTCAGCGTGCCGGAGACCATCAGGAAGGCGCGGTTCAACCTGAGCCGGTCCAGCTGCTCGACGATGGCGCTTGCAGCCGGCAGGCCGAACACGACCTCGTCGATCGCGCCGTAAACGACACGTCCTTGGTACACGCTGTCCTCCCGGGGACATCAGTCTTGTTTTTCTTGAGATAATCTAGCCGAGCCCGCCGCATCAGTCATGCGCGAACACGCTGGCACGATGTCACCCTCCTCCTCCAGGGGAGGGTGACATGACCCGCTCCTCGATTCATGAGCCCAGTCACTAAGTCTATTCGCGCGCCGCCGGCTAATCGCCGTGCACGCGATTGGATCTGTCTCTGTCAACCTGTCCACGTGGGCAGGCATCCCAGCGGGGATTGCGCGGGTCGCCGTCTTGAAGAGTTCATTATTGAGACCCATCTTGTGCCGCCTGCGGGTAAGGGGCTACCCTGTTTGCTGCCGCAGCCACCAAGGAAGGGGGCACGAGATGAGCGAGCCGAACCAGGGGCAGCATTTTGCGCGACGGCTATCCGCGTCGCCTCCCTTCCTGAGCGTTGTGGCCCTGAGCTTTGCCGGCCTTCTTGCCGGTTGCGACCGGCCGGCCCAGCAGGCAGCCGCGCCGCCACCGCCGGCGGTGACCGTCGCCCAGCCCACAAAACGCACCGTGACCGATTGGGATGAGTTCACCGGCCGCTTCGAGGCGGTCGAGGAGGTGCAGGTGCGTGCCCGCGTCGGCGGCTTCGTCAACTCCGTCGAATTCCAGGACGGTGCGATCGTGCGCACCGGTGACCTGCTTTATGTCATCGACCCCCGTCCGTTCGAGGCGGCGGCCCAGCAGGCCGACGGCAAGCTTTCTGACGCGCGCGCCAAGGTCGAGCTTGCCAAGCGCGAACTCGACCGCGCTCTCAACCTGGTCCAGACCAATGCCGTCTCCGAGCAGGTCGTCGACCAGCGCCGCCAGGCCTTGCAGGCCGCCCACGCCGCCGAGATGCAGGCCGAGGGCGAACTGAAGGTGGCCAAGCTCAATATCGAGTTCACCCATGTGCAGGCGCCGCTCACAGGACGTGTCAGCCGCCACCTCGTCAGCCCCGGCAATCTCGTGCAGGGCAGCGACAACGGCGCCTCGACCTTGCTCACCTCGATCGTCACGCTCGATCCGATCTACATCTATTTCGACTTGGACGAGGCGACCTATCAGAGAAATTCGCGGCTCTGGCACGAGGGCAAGCGGCCGAGCTCGCGCGATACGCCCAACCCGGTGCAGGTGACGCTCGCCGGCGAGACAAAACCGTCGCATGACGGCGTCATCAACTTCCTCGACAACCGTCTCGACGCCTCGACTGGCACGCTGCGCAGCCGTGCGGTGATCAAGAACACCGACCTGTCCATCCTGCCCGGCCAGTTCGGCCGCGTGCGGCTGATCGGCAGCTCGCCCTATGAGGCGCTGCTGATCCCGGACACAGCTGTCGCAACCGACCAGTCCCGAAAAATCGTCTTCGTGGTCAAGCCCGACGACACCGTCGAAGCGAAACCCGTGATGCTCGGCCCGCTCGACGACGGCCTGCGCGTGATCCGCGAAGGATTGAAGGCCGACGACCGTGTCATCGTCGACGGCATCCAGCGCGCCCGCGTCGGAGCCAAGGTCACCACGCACACGGCCCAGGCGCCGGCCGGTGGCAAGTCATGAATCTCGGCCGCCTCTCCATCAACCAGCCCATTTTGGCGATGGTGCTGTCGATCGTGCTCCTGATCGTGGGCGCGCTTGCCTACACCACGCTGCCGGTGTCCGAATATCCGCAAGTGGTGCCGCCCACCGTGGTCGTCACCACGCAATATCCCGGCGCCTCCGCGCAGACCGTGTCGGATACGGTCGCCGCTCCCATCGAGCAGGAGATCAACGGCGTCGAGGACATGCTGTATCTCTACAGCCAGGCGACCTCGAACGGGCAGTTGACCATCACGGTCACCTTCAAGCTCGGCACCGATCTCGACAAGGCCCAGGTGCTGGTGCAGAACCGCGTCGCGATCGCGCAGCCGCGTTTGCCCGAGGAAGTCCAGCGCAACGGCGTCACCACGCGCAAGAACTCGCCCGACATTTTGATGGTCGTGTTCATGCTGTCGCCCGACGACACCTTCGACCAGCTCTACATCTCCAACTACGCGCTGCTCCAGGTGCGCGACCAGCTCCTGCGGCTCGATGGCGTCGGCGACATCCAGATCTTCGGCGCGCGCGATTATTCGATGCGGCTGTGGCTCGATCCCGACCGTATCGCCAATCTCGGCCTGACCTCGACCGAGGTGCTCGCGGCGATCCGGTCGCAGAACGTGCAGATTGCTGGCGGCCAGATCGCCGAGCCGCCGATCGCGGACCGCGCCTTCCAGCCGAACCTCACCTTCACCGGACGGCTGAAGGACCAGAAACAGTTCGAGGAGATCCTGATCAAGGCCGGCGCCGACGGCCGCACGGTGCGCCTGCGCGACGTTGCCCGCATCGAGCTCGGCGCGCTGTCCTACACCACCAACAGCTTCCTGCTCCGGAAATCGGCCGTCGCCATGCTGGTCACGCAGCGGCCCGGGTCGAACGCGCTGGCGACTGCCAAGAACATCTCCGACACCATGACGCGGCTGAAGGCGAGCTTTCCGAAAGGCCTCGACTACAACATCGGCTATAACCCGACCGAGTTCATCGCGCAATCCGTCCACGAGCTGATCAAGACCATCTATGAGGCCATGGTGCTCGTGGTCATCGTGGTGCTGGTGTTCCTGCAGGGCTGGCGTCCCGCGATCATCCCGATCATCGCGATTCCGGTGTCGCTGGTCGGCACCTTTGCCGTGATGGCGGCGCTCGGCTTCTCCATCAACAACCTCACCTTGTTCGGCCTGGTGCTCGCCGTCGGCATCGTGGTCGACGACGCCATCGTGGTGGTCGAGAATGTCGAGCGGCATCTTGAGCATGGCATGAGCCGGCGCGATGCGGCGCTGAAGACCATGGAGGAGGTCGGCGGTGCGCTGGTGTCGATCGCGCTGGTGCTGTGCGCCGTGTTCGTGCCGACCGCATTCATTGGCGGCATCTCCGGCCAGTTCTTCCAGCAATTCGCCGTCACGATTGCGGTCGCCACTGCGATCTCCTGCTTCTGCTCGCTGACGCTGTCGCCGGCGCTGGCCTCGCAGATCCTGGTGCCGCATGAGGAGAAGCGGCCGCCGGCGCGCTGGAATTTTGTCGCGCGCGGCTGGGACGCATTCACCGGCGTCTTCAACCGCACCTTCGACCGGCTGGCGCATGGCTATGCAGGCGTCGCCAACTTCGTGATCCGCCATTCCGTGGTGATGCTGCTGTTCTACGTCGCACTGATCGGCAGCGCCGGCTGGCTGATCGTGACCACGCCGCAGGGCTTCATCCCGTCGCAGGATCGCGGCTACGTCATCATCTCCGTGCAACTGCCGGGCGCGGCGTCGTTGGCCCGCACCACGGAGGTCGTTCGCGAGATCGAGCGTATCGCGCTGGACACGCCTGGCATCGTCCGCGTCGCCGCCTTCGCCGGCTTTTCCGGCGCGACACGAACACAGGCCGGCAATGCCGCCGCGCTATTTCCGGTGTTCGATGAGCCGGAGGTGCGCCTGAAGAAGGGTCTTTCGGCGACCGCCATCACCGGCGAGCTGCGCAAGCGCCTGTCCGCGATCCAGGGCGCCTTCATCATCGTCATCCCGCCGCCCGCCGTGCCGGGCATCGGTACCGGCGGCGGCTTCACCATTCGCGTGCAGGACCGGCAGGGCCGCGGCGCGCAAATGCTGGCGGCGGCGACCGACGAGCTCGTCGGCGCCGCGCGAAAATCGCCAAGCCTCACCTCGGTGTTCTCGCCGTTCACGGCCAACACGCCGCAGGTGTTCGTCGACATCGACCGCACCAAGGCGCAAAAACTCGGCGTTCCCATCGCCAATATCAACGACACCATCCAGACCTATTTCGGCTCGACCTACGTCAACGACTTCAATCTGTTCGGCCGCACCTATCACGTCACCGCGCAGGCCGATCAGCCGTTCCGGAAAGAGACCAGCGACCTGTCGCGGCTGCGCACCCGCAATGCCGCGGGCGACATGGTGATGCTCGGCAGCGTGGTCGATTTCCGCGACGTCTCCGGCCCCGACCGCGTCGCGCGCTACAATCTCTATCCGGCGTCCGAGCTCCAGGGCGAGCCGACGCCGGGCACGAGCTCGAGCACCGCGCTCAACGCGATCAAGAAGCTTGCCGACGACACCTTGCCGAGCGGCTTCAGCTTCGAATGGACCGACCTGTCCTATCAGCAGGTCACCGGAGGCAATGCCGGCCTGTTCGTATTTCCCATCTGCGTGCTGTTCGTCTATCTCGTGCTCGCCGCGCAATACGGCAGTTGGACCTTGCCCTTCGCGGTGATCCTGATCGTGCCGATGTGCCTGCTCGCCGCCACCATCGGCGTGCGGCTGATGGGCCAGGACGTCAATATCCTGACCCAGATCGGATTCGTCGTGCTGGTGGGCCTAGCCGCCAAGAACGCCATCCTGATCGTCGAGTTCGCGCGCGATATCGAGCTCGAAGGCAAGCCGCGACTGGAGGCCGTCATCGAGGCCTGCCGGCTGCGGCTGCGGCCGATCCTGATGACGTCCTTCGCCTTCATCCTCGGCGTGTTGCCGCTGGTGATCTCGACCGGCTCAGGCTCGGAGATGCGGCAGGCCGTCGGCGTCGCCGTGTTCTTCGGCATGATCGGCGTCACGCTGTTCGGCCTCGTCTTCACCCCGATCTTCTATGTGGTGGTGCGGAACTTGGCTGAGGGGCGGAATACGAAGAAGGCCGAGACCGCAGCGTGATGTTCCCCCAACGTCGTCCTGGCGAAAGCCAGGACCCATTACCCCAGGGAGCAGTTGTGGTGCGAAGTTGGTGGTTGCCGATCTTCGCCAAACTTCTCCCTGGGGTAATGGGTCCTGGATCTGCGCTTCGCTTGTCCAGGACGACGACGTTTGCGGGACCTTGTGCCCATACTAACGGCTGAGACCGAAATGGATGGGCACGGCTGGGGTTCTTCACTAGTATCCGCGCGATTTCAAAACAGAACACTGCTGGGAGACAACATATGAAATCAGCACTTTTGGCGGCCGTTGGTGTGAGCGCGCTGCTGTTAGTGGCGCCTGCGTCCGCACAAGGCGTCAAGATCGGCATCCTCAACGACCAGTCCGGCGTCTACGCCGATTACGGCGGCAAATGGTCGGTCGAGGCCGCCAAAATGGCGATCGAGGATTTTGGCGGCGAGGTGCTCGGCCAGAAGATCGAGCTCGTCACCGCAGACCACCAGAACAAGCCGGATCTCGCGGTCTCGATCGCGCGGCGCTGGTATGACGTCGAGAACGTCGACATGATCACGGAGCTGACGACATCCTCCGTCGCGCTCGCGATCCATGAGCTTTCCAAGGAAAAGAAGAAGATCGACATCGTCGTGGGTGCGGCGACCTCGCGTCTCACGGGCGACGCCTGCCAGCCCTACGGCTTCCACTGGGCCTATGACACCCATGCGCTCGGCGTCGGCACCGGCGGCGCGCTGACCAAGGCGGGCGGCGACACCTGGTTCTTCCTGACCGCCGACTACGCGTTCGGCTACGCACTGGAGAAGGACACCAGCGACATCGTGCACGCCAATGGCGGCAAAGTGGTCGGCTCGGTGCGCGTACCGCTCAACTCGTCCGACTTCTCCTCCTTCCTGCTGCAGGCGCAGAGCTCGAAGGCGAAGATCGTCGGCCTCGCCAATGCCGGCCTCGACACCACCAACTCGATCAAGCAGGCGGCCGAGTTCGGCATCGTCACCGGCGGCCAGAAGCTCGCCGGCCTCTTGATGACGCTCGCCGAAGTCAACGGCCTCGGTCTCCAGGCTGCGCAGGGCCTCGTGCTGACCGAAGGCTATTACTGGGACCTCAACGACAAGACGCGCAATCTCGGCGAACGCTTCCTCAAGCGCACTGGCAGAATGCCGAGCATGATCCATGCCGGCACCTATTCGTCGACGCTGAGCTACCTGAAGGCGGTGAAGGCCGCCGGCACCAAGGATCCGGACGCGGTCGCCAAGAAGCTGAAGGAGCTGCCGGTCGACGACGACTTTGCAAAGGGCAAGGTGCTCGAGAATGGCCGCATGGTCCACGACATGTATCTGTTCGAGGTCAAGAAGCCCTCGGAGTCAAAGAAGCCCTGGGACTATTACAAGCTGCTCGCGACCGTGCCGGGCGACCAGGCGTTCTTCTCCGCCAAGGACAGCGGCTGTCCCGCGACGAAGTAAACTGCCTCTTCCCATCAATTGGGATGCTGATTGTGTCATCGTCCCGGCGCCTCGCCGGGACGATTTTCTTTGAGCGCTTCGGCCCGATGCATGCCAGCAATGACCCCATAGACGCCCGAATCGGCTCCAAAATGCCGAATCTGTGGGGTCCGGCGCCTCGCGGGGCATGGTGCTTTGGCCGCTCTTGGCGTAAAGCGTGCATCAAATTGCCACGCGTGCGGCTGTGCCGTCTGCCGGGCACGCAGCCCGGGTCATTTGACCTGACGTTCTGCGCCTGAACCCAACCAAGGCTTTCCATCTCGTGTCATTCCCGACCACAAGTGCGCCGCTCGCCCGAGCATTGGCCGAGCGCAGCTACGATCGTCCGACCCCTGTTCAGCTTGCCGTGCTTGCGGACGAAGCGGTCGACCGCGACCTGCTCGTCTCGGCTCAGACCGGCTCGGGCAAGACCGCCGCCTACGGATTGGCGATCGCAAACAATCTGCTCGGCACGGACGAGAGATTCGAACAGGCGGCCGCACCGCTTGCCCTCGTCGTGGCCCCGACCCGCGAGCTCGCCTTGCAGGTCCAGCGTGAACTTGCATGGCTCTATGGGCACGCCGGTGGTCGCGTCGTCTCCTGTGTCGGCGGCATGGACCCGCGCCGCGAGCAGCGCGAGCTTGCCGCGGGCGCGCACATCGTGGTCGGGACGCCCGGCCGCTTGTGCGATCATCTGCGGCGCGGCCGTCTCGACATTTCCGAGTTGAAAGCGGTCGTCCTCGACGAGGCCGACGAGATGCTCAATCTCGGCTTTCGCGAGGATATGGAGTTCATCCTCGAGACGACGCCGGAGACGCGCCGCACGCTGTTGTTCTCGGCGACGTTTCCGCGCGGCATCGTCGCGCTGGCAAAGCAGTATCAGCAAGACGCGTTTCGCATCGAGGTCGCAGGCGACGAAGGCGGCCACGCCGATATCGAGTACCGTGCCATCCGGATCGCGCCTGCCGATGTCGAGCACGCGGTCGTCAACGTCTTGCGCTACTTCGAGGCGCCGAGTGCGCTCGTGTTTTGCAACACGCGCGAGGCCGTCAGGCATCTGCAGGCGGCACTTTTGGAGCGTGGTTTTTCCGTGGTCGCTCTCTCCGGCGAGTTGACGCAGAACGAGCGAACCCAGGCGCTGCAGGCGCTGCGGGATGGACGCTCCCGCGTCTGCGTGGCGACCGATGTGGCGGCGCGCGGCATCGACCTGCCGAGCCTCGACCTCGTCATTCATGCGGACCTGCCAAACGACGCGGAAGTCTTGCAGCATCGCTCCGGTCGCACGGGCCGTGCAGGCCGCAAGGGCGTCAGCGTCCTGCTGGTGCCGCCAGCGCGACGACGGCGTGCGGAACTGCTGCTCAACCTGTCCGGCTCGGATGCGATCTGGGGCACGGCGCCGCAGGCAGATGACATCCGCAAGCTCGATCATGAGCGCATGCTGAAGGATGCGGTCTTCTCGGAGGAGACGACATCAGACGATCTTCTTCTGGCGCAGGCATTGCTCGCCGAGCGGTCGCCCGAGGATATCGCCGCGGCGCTCGCGCGACTTTATCGCGCGCGGCTTCCCTCGCCCGAAGATATCATCGATCCCGGCGAGGATCGCGGCCGGCCGCGTGACGGTCGCGGCCGGGATAACGCCCGATCCTCGCGCGACGATGATCGCCCGGCCGCGCCGCGGTCGAAGTCGGGAAAATCATCGTCGCGTCACGGCATGGCGGAGCCCAGCGTATGGTTTCGTGCCGCGATCGGAAAACGCAAGAATGCGGAAGCGCGCTGGCTGCTGCCGATGATCTGCCGTCGCGGCGGCATCGACAAGCGCGACATCGGTGCGATCAAGATCATGGACACCACGACCGAGTTCGAGATCGCCGAGCGGGTCGCCGACTCCTTCGCCGTCAAGGTCCGGCGTCCCGACAAGGAAGACAGCATTCGTATCGAGCCGCTGGCAGACGCTCCGCAGGCGCCTTCAGAGAAGCGCTCGCACGCGCCCCGGCGCGAGGCCCGCGACGGCGATCACGGTGCGCGTCGAGAGGACGATTCGCGTGATACTACCGGACCGAAGCATCGCGGCAAGCACAGCGACGGCGGGTCAAAATTCGGCGGCGAGCCGGCTTTCGCCAAGAAAAAGAAACGTCAGAACAAGCCCGGCCACGTCGAGCAACCGCGCGGCGTGACCGAATGGTCCGCGAAGGGCGGGTCCGGAAAGAAATCGAAGAAGAAGCGCCGCGGCTGATCCGCCGCCTCAGTGCGCCAGCCGCCACGCCACCGCACCCAGCGCGCCGATCCACAGCGCCAGGCTTGCCATGGCCTGGATCGCAAAGCCCGGGCCGCGCTTGGCGGCTTCCTTTGAATAGCCGATGAAGTAGACGATGCGGCCGATGATCCAGACCGCGCCGATCGCGGCCGCGATCGCATCGCTGAAATAGATCGCGAACAGCCACAGCGACGGCAGGAAGATCGGCATCCATTCCAGCGTGTTCATCTGGATGCGGAAGGCGCGCTCGAAATCCGGATGGCCCGACATCGCCGGCGCCTTGACGCCCGTCGCGACGCGCGACCGTGAGACGTTGATGCTGGTGTAGAAGTAGAGCGCGATGGCAAGCAGCGTGACGAGGGCGGTGAGGTGGTGCATTGCTAGGTCCTTCAACGAGCTGGCGGTTCAATAGCCCGTCAATTCGAGATAGCCAACGCCATTATGCGTGCCGGCAAAGCTGATCGGTCCTTCCCAGTAGGAAAATCCCGTCCCCATCCAGGCCTTTGAATTGAGCGGCTTGCAGGAAATCAAGAAAGATCGCGACGGGATCGCGATCTGCCATTCGACGGGCAGCTTGCGTCCGGCAACCTCCGCCGTTGCCTTTGGCGTCATCTGGATGTCGCGGCCGGTGATCGCTTCCGTACTGCCGTCCGCTGCGATCCAGTTGCCGAAGGGATAATCCTGCCCGTCCTTCTGCCGCAGCCGGTACAGCATCAGCTTGTCGCCGGACGAAAGATGCAGCGACAGCCAGTCCCATCCCGTTTGATCTGACGCGAGCGGCTGGCTGCTCCATTCGCGGTCCATCCAGGCCTGGCCCGACACATCCACGGTCTTGTCGTCGACCGTCAGCGTACCCTGGGCGCGGAAGAATGGCTGGCTGTAGTAGTAGGATGCCTGGCCGCGTTCGGATTTGCGACTGAAGCCGGCATCGCCTTGCAGCACCACTGCGCGATCGGCCTGCAGCGTCAGCGCGTAGCTGAAATTGGCGGCCGATGCCTTCAACACCACCGGCGCCAGCGTGCGATCGTCCGTGGTGTCTGTCCCCTTCATCTCCCAGGCATCGATCCAGGCCGCAAACGGCTTTGCCGTCACGCCGGCCTGTCCGACGCCACCGCGCGCAAACAATTCGCTGAAGCGATGGGTATCGGCGCGGGTCACGGCCGCATGCGCCATCCAGATGTGTTGGTTGGCCCAGCCCTCGCGTTGCGGCGGCGCTGCTGCGGCCTGCCGAAACAGCGTCCATTGCAACCCGCATGGCGCGCCCGTGGCGTCGACGAGGTTCGCCGTCAGGTACCACCATTCGATGCGAAAATCCGGATGCGGGCCGTGATCGGCGGGGAAAGCGAAGGTCTTTCCCGGCACGACCGGCGCAAAGCCGTCGGCGGTCTCGCCCAGCCCCGCATATCCCTGCGCGAATGCCTGGCGCGGCAGAGTGAGGGCGGCGAGGCCGCCCGCAAAGGCGCGACGCGATATCCGGTCACCGCTCATTGGCAAACACCTTCACGAGATTGGCTGGCTGCATCCGTGCAAGCCGCAACACGGGCAGCAGTGCCGCGAGCAGGGATGCCAGGAGCGCTACCGCGACGAGCTCCACCAGTTGCAGCGGAAACACGTGGAACGGCAGCCGCCAGCCAAAGGCCTTCACGTTCACGATCGCGATCAGGCACCACGCCACCAAGAGTCCCAGCGGCAGCGCGAGCAGGGCGGTGAACAGCGCGACCGACAGCGTCTTGGTCAGCTCGATCGCGGCGAGCCTCGGCCGCGTGATGCCGATCGCCCAGAGCGGCGCGAGCTGCGGCAGGCGCGAATTGGCGAGCGTCAGCAGGCTGGTCAGCAGCGCGATGCCGGCGACGCCGAGCGTGAAGGCGTTGAGCGCCGACGTCACCGCAAAGGTGCGGTTGAAGATGCGTATCGATTCCGCCTTCACCGTGGCCTGGTCGGCGACGCCGCGGTCGTCGAGCGCAAACTGTTTTTGGAGCGCCGAGATCAGTTCCGGAATCTTGTCCCGTGGCACGATGAGCCCCATCCGCGTCTGAGGAACTTGCGGAAAGTGCCGCATCAGGGCCGCGACATTGACGGTGAGCTGCCCCTTGGGATTGCCGTAATCGGCATAGATGCCGGCGATGTCGACCTCCCAGGCGCCGCCCGGCGCCGGGATCTCGATGACGTCGCCGACGCGAACGTTCAAGCGCCGGCTCAATTGCTCGCTGATGAAGGCGGCATTGCCCGGCACGAGCCGTTTCCAGGCCTGCGGCGCCGTCTCCAGCAGCGGCCAGCGCTCGCGATAGAGCGCGTGATCAGGCAGCCCGAGCAGTTCTACCGGCTGTCCTGCGACTTGAGTCTCGGCGCGCCCGCCCGACAGAATGGCTTCGACCTCGCTCCGCTCGCGCAGCCAGCTCCTTATCGCGACCGCCTTCGCATTGTCTGATGCGCTGACGTAGACGTCGGCTGCGAGTCGCCCGTTCAGCCAACCGAGGAAGGTGCGACTAAAACTTTCGACCATGGTGGAGACGCCGACATTGACGGCGAGCGCAAGCAGCAGCGCCATCAGCGCCAGCGACAGGCCGGAGAGCTGCTGGCGGCTATCGGCCCAGAACCACAGCGCGAGCGGGGAGCGCGCGCTGCGCTGGCCGGTGCGCAGGATGATCTCGAGGAACGCCGGCAGGATCAGTGCCGTGCCGAGCATCAGCGCGGCCAGCACGCCAAAGCCTGCGATCAGGGAATCGCCATAGCGCAGCAGGAGCGCCGCCACTACGAACACCGCAAGTGCCGCCGACCCTTGCAAAATCAGCCAGCGGTACTGGGCCTGCTGCCAGGCCTGCGGCTGCGCCGTCGCGAGCAGCGGCAGACGGATCGCCTTGGCAAGGCTGGTCGCGGCCGCTATCAGCGCGCCAAAGATGCTGATGCCGATGCCGGCGAACCACCATTCCCCGCGCAGCGCTAGCTGCCCCGGAATCTGCGCGCCATAGAGCCCGCGCAGCGACGCCGCGACGTCAGGCAGCAGCGCCGCCGCGATGAAGTAGCCGCAGACGAGCCCGACGATGCCGGCAACGAGTGCCAGCGCCACCAGCTCGAACACCAGCACCGTGTTCAGCAGGCGCGCCGAAGCGCCGCAGGCACGTAACGTGCGCAGCATCGGCAGCCGCTGCTCGAATGCGAGACCAACAGCCGAGTTGACGATGAAGAGGCCCACGAAGAACGACAGCAGGCCAAAGGCGGTGAGATTGAGGTGAAAGCTGTCGGTGAGCCGTTCGAGCTCGGTCTCCGCGTCTGGTTCGACCAGTTGCAGGCGGTCGCCGACGACGCTGGCGAGTGGCGCCGGCTTGCTCTTGGCTTTGCCGATCAGGAGTCGCGAGATCTGGTCCGGCTTGCCCAGCAGGCGCTGCGCGACGCCGATGTCCACCACCAGCACGTCTGATACGAGCTGCGGCTGCACGCGCAACGGCGGCAATTTTGCGCCATTGCTGATCTGGAGCGCGGTGCCCTCGATCGCCTGCAGATCGCCGAGCGTTTCCCGCGCGATCAGGGTCTGGCCGGGTGGACCGACGAAGGCGGCGAGATCGGAGCCACCGAGGCTCGGCGCGTTGCCGACATCGGCCGGCAGCGTCACCGGCTCGATGCCGAGCAGGCGGAT from Bradyrhizobium arachidis carries:
- a CDS encoding DEAD/DEAH box helicase, with the translated sequence MSFPTTSAPLARALAERSYDRPTPVQLAVLADEAVDRDLLVSAQTGSGKTAAYGLAIANNLLGTDERFEQAAAPLALVVAPTRELALQVQRELAWLYGHAGGRVVSCVGGMDPRREQRELAAGAHIVVGTPGRLCDHLRRGRLDISELKAVVLDEADEMLNLGFREDMEFILETTPETRRTLLFSATFPRGIVALAKQYQQDAFRIEVAGDEGGHADIEYRAIRIAPADVEHAVVNVLRYFEAPSALVFCNTREAVRHLQAALLERGFSVVALSGELTQNERTQALQALRDGRSRVCVATDVAARGIDLPSLDLVIHADLPNDAEVLQHRSGRTGRAGRKGVSVLLVPPARRRRAELLLNLSGSDAIWGTAPQADDIRKLDHERMLKDAVFSEETTSDDLLLAQALLAERSPEDIAAALARLYRARLPSPEDIIDPGEDRGRPRDGRGRDNARSSRDDDRPAAPRSKSGKSSSRHGMAEPSVWFRAAIGKRKNAEARWLLPMICRRGGIDKRDIGAIKIMDTTTEFEIAERVADSFAVKVRRPDKEDSIRIEPLADAPQAPSEKRSHAPRREARDGDHGARREDDSRDTTGPKHRGKHSDGGSKFGGEPAFAKKKKRQNKPGHVEQPRGVTEWSAKGGSGKKSKKKRRG
- a CDS encoding MAPEG family protein, translated to MHHLTALVTLLAIALYFYTSINVSRSRVATGVKAPAMSGHPDFERAFRIQMNTLEWMPIFLPSLWLFAIYFSDAIAAAIGAVWIIGRIVYFIGYSKEAAKRGPGFAIQAMASLALWIGALGAVAWRLAH
- a CDS encoding lipocalin-like domain-containing protein is translated as MSGDRISRRAFAGGLAALTLPRQAFAQGYAGLGETADGFAPVVPGKTFAFPADHGPHPDFRIEWWYLTANLVDATGAPCGLQWTLFRQAAAAPPQREGWANQHIWMAHAAVTRADTHRFSELFARGGVGQAGVTAKPFAAWIDAWEMKGTDTTDDRTLAPVVLKASAANFSYALTLQADRAVVLQGDAGFSRKSERGQASYYYSQPFFRAQGTLTVDDKTVDVSGQAWMDREWSSQPLASDQTGWDWLSLHLSSGDKLMLYRLRQKDGQDYPFGNWIAADGSTEAITGRDIQMTPKATAEVAGRKLPVEWQIAIPSRSFLISCKPLNSKAWMGTGFSYWEGPISFAGTHNGVGYLELTGY
- a CDS encoding ABC transporter permease, producing the protein MRRALWILAVLLSHWRRHPMQLATLLIGLISATALWSGVQAINQQARNAYDRAAATFGGTRTAMLVAPDSATFPQEFFVKLRRAGWPVSPMLEGRVQVNGRSIRLLGIEPVTLPADVGNAPSLGGSDLAAFVGPPGQTLIARETLGDLQAIEGTALQISNGAKLPPLRVQPQLVSDVLVVDIGVAQRLLGKPDQISRLLIGKAKSKPAPLASVVGDRLQLVEPDAETELERLTDSFHLNLTAFGLLSFFVGLFIVNSAVGLAFEQRLPMLRTLRACGASARLLNTVLVFELVALALVAGIVGLVCGYFIAAALLPDVAASLRGLYGAQIPGQLALRGEWWFAGIGISIFGALIAAATSLAKAIRLPLLATAQPQAWQQAQYRWLILQGSAALAVFVVAALLLRYGDSLIAGFGVLAALMLGTALILPAFLEIILRTGQRSARSPLALWFWADSRQQLSGLSLALMALLLALAVNVGVSTMVESFSRTFLGWLNGRLAADVYVSASDNAKAVAIRSWLRERSEVEAILSGGRAETQVAGQPVELLGLPDHALYRERWPLLETAPQAWKRLVPGNAAFISEQLSRRLNVRVGDVIEIPAPGGAWEVDIAGIYADYGNPKGQLTVNVAALMRHFPQVPQTRMGLIVPRDKIPELISALQKQFALDDRGVADQATVKAESIRIFNRTFAVTSALNAFTLGVAGIALLTSLLTLANSRLPQLAPLWAIGITRPRLAAIELTKTLSVALFTALLALPLGLLVAWCLIAIVNVKAFGWRLPFHVFPLQLVELVAVALLASLLAALLPVLRLARMQPANLVKVFANER